A single window of Syntrophotalea acetylenica DNA harbors:
- a CDS encoding HAD hydrolase-like protein, producing MIHNVLFDLDGTLTDPKEGITRCIQFSLTRLGRKAPAADALLWCIGPPLRNSFARLLESDDAELLDLALNHYRERYTEIGIYENHVYPGIVPALRKIRESGRRLLLATSKPTIFATRVLDHFDLTQFFDGIHGSEIDGRLCEKTDLVAHIIRTWNLAPSLTLIVGDRVHDVIGGKSNGIMTALVTYGYGTRREIEAANSDYIFESPSELVFIRKRPFSAMAASIRRLACAAYRCTPPRSPLISLPQRKIARFPYENHDVSIRRFRMDKS from the coding sequence ATGATTCATAACGTGCTTTTTGATCTGGATGGTACTTTGACTGACCCTAAAGAAGGGATAACCCGGTGTATTCAATTCTCACTCACGCGGCTTGGCAGAAAAGCGCCAGCTGCAGATGCTCTATTGTGGTGCATTGGTCCGCCTCTGAGAAATTCCTTCGCCCGCTTGCTCGAAAGCGATGATGCTGAATTGTTGGATTTGGCTTTAAACCATTACCGGGAGAGATACACTGAAATTGGAATTTACGAAAACCATGTTTATCCAGGAATTGTCCCGGCGCTTCGCAAAATCCGGGAATCGGGGCGCCGGTTGCTTTTGGCTACTTCCAAACCGACGATTTTTGCCACTCGAGTTCTCGACCATTTCGACCTGACGCAGTTTTTTGATGGGATCCACGGCAGCGAGATTGATGGCCGCTTATGCGAAAAGACCGATCTTGTGGCACATATTATCAGGACATGGAATCTTGCTCCCAGCTTGACACTCATTGTGGGCGACCGGGTACATGATGTGATTGGAGGAAAAAGCAACGGCATAATGACGGCACTCGTTACCTATGGTTATGGAACCCGGCGTGAGATCGAAGCGGCAAATTCTGACTACATTTTTGAATCTCCATCTGAGTTAGTTTTCATCCGGAAACGGCCCTTTTCCGCCATGGCGGCGTCAATCCGCAGGCTTGCTTGTGCGGCGTACCGATGTACGCCTCCGCGCAGCCCCTTGATTTCCTTGCCACAACGAAAAATTGCTCGTTTCCCATATGAAAACCACGATGTATCCATCCGGAGATTCCGGATGGATAAGAGTTAG
- a CDS encoding ISNCY family transposase, producing the protein MRRKINRQMSIFELMHTSAIAKELRCISQILDHTPDILDAVHRDLLQGRREDTGRCGLTADQVLRCAVLKQYRELTYEELAFYLEDSVAFRSFARLEMGVYPRKSILQDSIKSLTESTWEALHHLILGYAAGTRIETGKKVRIDSTAIETNIHHPTDSSLLWDGIRIMTRWMVEGHQLRPRPDYPFSDHRRVAKKRALTILNARKQETRVAAYRDLVEVARKVCGYAREAIPVLGAYQGDSFQDGCTAHLLAQQLERALRILEKVIDQTKRRVFRDEKVPASEKIISFFESHSDIIVKSRRDTEYGHKVFFTGGASNLILDCVIARGNPADSDQYIDMLERHQQRFGTMPRQASADGGFASKDNLSFAKEHQVKDAVFSKRRGLGVLDMAKSNWVYKRLKHFRAGIEANISALKRRFGLTRCTWSGWRGFRRYVWSNVVSYNLLVLARIELAQG; encoded by the coding sequence GTGAGGCGAAAAATCAATCGACAAATGTCCATCTTCGAGCTCATGCATACCAGCGCCATCGCCAAAGAGCTGCGCTGCATTTCGCAGATTCTGGATCACACGCCGGATATCCTCGATGCTGTTCACCGCGATCTGCTTCAGGGTCGGCGCGAGGATACCGGGCGCTGCGGGCTGACGGCTGACCAGGTGCTGCGCTGCGCCGTTCTCAAACAGTATCGCGAGCTGACCTATGAGGAACTGGCCTTCTACCTGGAAGATTCCGTCGCCTTCCGCTCTTTTGCTCGCCTTGAGATGGGCGTTTATCCCCGCAAGTCGATCCTCCAGGACAGTATCAAGAGCTTGACGGAGTCAACCTGGGAGGCCTTGCACCACCTGATCCTCGGCTACGCCGCCGGGACGAGAATCGAGACGGGCAAGAAGGTGCGCATCGACTCCACCGCCATTGAGACCAACATCCATCATCCCACCGACTCCTCGCTGCTGTGGGACGGTATTCGGATCATGACCCGTTGGATGGTCGAGGGCCATCAGCTCAGGCCTCGTCCGGATTACCCATTTTCCGATCATCGCCGGGTAGCCAAAAAGCGCGCCCTAACCATCCTCAATGCCCGCAAGCAGGAAACCCGCGTGGCCGCTTACCGCGACCTGGTGGAGGTAGCCCGCAAGGTCTGCGGCTATGCCCGGGAGGCGATCCCCGTTCTGGGCGCCTACCAGGGCGACAGCTTCCAAGACGGCTGCACCGCGCACCTTCTGGCACAGCAGCTGGAGCGCGCCCTGCGCATTCTCGAAAAGGTCATCGACCAGACCAAGCGGCGTGTTTTTCGCGACGAAAAGGTTCCGGCCTCGGAGAAAATCATCTCCTTTTTCGAGAGCCACAGCGACATCATCGTCAAGTCGCGCCGCGACACCGAGTACGGTCACAAGGTCTTTTTTACCGGTGGCGCCTCCAATCTGATTCTGGACTGCGTGATCGCCCGCGGCAATCCCGCCGACAGCGATCAATACATCGACATGCTGGAGCGCCATCAGCAACGTTTCGGCACCATGCCGCGCCAGGCCAGCGCCGATGGGGGCTTTGCCTCCAAGGACAATCTGTCGTTTGCCAAAGAGCATCAGGTCAAGGATGCCGTCTTCTCCAAGCGGCGCGGCCTTGGGGTGCTCGACATGGCCAAGAGCAATTGGGTCTACAAGCGCCTGAAGCACTTTCGCGCCGGGATCGAGGCCAATATTTCCGCCCTGAAACGGCGCTTTGGCCTGACCCGCTGTACCTGGAGCGGATGGCGCGGATTCAGGCGCTATGTCTGGAGCAATGTCGTCTCGTACAACCTGCTGGTTCTGGCACGCATCGAACTGGCCCAGGGCTAA
- a CDS encoding DUF1294 domain-containing protein, translated as MRKRGTITSWNKDKEFGFISPASGEKQIFVHIKDFSNRHRQPEIGQKVNYSESSDKRGRPCAINATRAEDKPVKHENKSTAKFPIVLAILFLGSVAATVLSGKFPIHILIIYTSLSILTYIAYALDKSAAQKGKWRTQESTLHLFSIAGGWPGALVAQQNLRHKTKKESFRSVFWVTVVLNLFGFIWLFSSNGSRLLNSLLQNIPLG; from the coding sequence ATGAGAAAAAGAGGGACAATTACATCGTGGAACAAAGATAAAGAATTCGGCTTTATTTCACCTGCCTCTGGTGAAAAGCAAATTTTTGTCCACATTAAAGACTTCAGCAATCGACATCGCCAACCCGAGATTGGTCAAAAAGTCAATTACAGTGAATCCTCAGACAAACGAGGTCGTCCATGTGCCATAAACGCAACTCGCGCAGAGGATAAGCCTGTTAAACACGAAAACAAAAGTACGGCAAAATTTCCTATTGTATTAGCAATACTGTTTTTAGGTTCTGTAGCAGCTACGGTGCTGAGTGGGAAGTTTCCAATACATATCCTTATTATTTACACATCGTTAAGCATCCTTACGTATATTGCATACGCATTAGACAAATCCGCCGCCCAAAAAGGTAAATGGAGAACTCAGGAAAGCACTTTGCACCTGTTTTCAATTGCTGGCGGTTGGCCTGGCGCATTAGTGGCTCAACAAAATTTACGTCATAAGACAAAAAAAGAATCATTCAGGTCTGTATTTTGGGTAACCGTGGTTTTGAATTTATTTGGCTTCATCTGGCTATTCAGCTCTAACGGTTCAAGGTTACTGAATTCTCTATTGCAAAACATTCCATTGGGCTAA
- a CDS encoding outer membrane protein has product MKQVFFGFVVLGLMVVAVPSLAADIPAYNWSGFYVGINGGYGWGKTNWDYIGGTTKADHHVSGGMAGGTAGANLQLLSYQGKMPAVVGGIEIDFDWADFDGSGPCPNPRFRAESSIDALATLRGRLGLAFGRLLIYGTGGLAVGKVDVDTVDTEGAAIPPSGTPKNGEDKWRAGYVVGAGAEYALWKNFSLKVEYQYYDLGKSRHKVDNDLPVYAGARGEFIRGGINYKF; this is encoded by the coding sequence ATGAAACAGGTTTTTTTCGGATTTGTTGTGCTTGGATTAATGGTTGTGGCAGTACCCTCGTTGGCCGCGGATATCCCGGCGTATAACTGGTCAGGTTTTTATGTCGGCATCAATGGAGGTTACGGTTGGGGAAAGACCAATTGGGATTACATCGGAGGTACAACAAAAGCTGACCACCATGTGAGCGGGGGGATGGCCGGTGGTACCGCCGGGGCAAACCTGCAGTTATTGTCCTATCAGGGCAAAATGCCTGCTGTAGTGGGTGGCATTGAAATCGACTTCGATTGGGCGGATTTTGATGGCAGCGGTCCCTGTCCCAACCCGCGTTTTCGTGCGGAATCGAGCATTGATGCGCTGGCAACCTTACGCGGCCGGCTGGGTCTTGCATTCGGCCGTCTCCTTATTTATGGAACCGGTGGTCTTGCTGTGGGCAAAGTAGATGTTGATACTGTCGATACAGAGGGTGCTGCCATTCCCCCGAGCGGCACCCCGAAAAACGGCGAAGACAAATGGAGAGCCGGATATGTCGTTGGCGCAGGCGCTGAATATGCTTTATGGAAAAACTTCTCCCTGAAAGTTGAGTACCAATATTATGATCTGGGGAAGAGCAGACATAAGGTTGACAACGATCTTCCGGTCTATGCTGGTGCGCGTGGAGAGTTCATCCGCGGCGGCATCAACTACAAGTTTTAA
- a CDS encoding DNA alkylation repair protein has product MARIGAKSRDTIEPSVLDRLNLGTEESASLSEALAVDFGILLGHVVPSVTPEEQQRVTNAAGLGFKKRMNLAATVLVEHLGNNAAELLQQHPSDTARGWAAFVIGNSDYLSLGEKLSAVRSLADDRHFGVREWAWLALRPAIAADLTQALVWLLPWAMSESENIRRFAIEATRPRGVWSKHIQKLKESPAMGQVLLNEVMEDSSRYVQDSCGNWLNDAAKSNPQWVVDFCAQWQEKSSSVATSYIIKRGLRNVA; this is encoded by the coding sequence ATGGCAAGAATAGGTGCTAAGAGTCGAGATACCATTGAACCATCGGTACTTGATCGTCTGAATCTTGGAACAGAGGAATCAGCATCGCTTTCAGAGGCGCTCGCGGTCGATTTTGGAATCTTGCTTGGCCATGTTGTCCCGAGTGTTACACCTGAAGAACAACAGCGTGTGACCAATGCTGCCGGATTGGGCTTCAAAAAACGGATGAATCTGGCCGCAACGGTACTCGTTGAGCATTTAGGTAATAACGCAGCCGAACTTCTGCAACAGCACCCCTCGGATACAGCCAGAGGTTGGGCCGCCTTTGTTATCGGGAATAGTGATTACCTGTCTCTGGGAGAAAAGTTATCAGCTGTACGATCGCTTGCCGATGACCGACATTTTGGCGTAAGGGAATGGGCTTGGTTGGCCCTTCGTCCCGCAATAGCCGCGGACCTAACGCAGGCGTTAGTTTGGTTGTTGCCATGGGCCATGTCAGAGTCCGAGAATATTCGTAGATTTGCGATAGAGGCCACAAGGCCGAGAGGCGTTTGGTCAAAGCACATCCAAAAGTTAAAGGAATCACCTGCCATGGGGCAGGTTTTGTTGAATGAGGTTATGGAGGATTCATCAAGGTATGTTCAAGATTCTTGTGGCAACTGGCTTAATGACGCAGCCAAATCAAATCCCCAATGGGTAGTTGATTTCTGCGCCCAGTGGCAAGAAAAGAGTTCTTCTGTTGCAACGAGCTATATCATTAAACGGGGGCTGAGGAATGTCGCCTGA
- a CDS encoding SIMPL domain-containing protein yields MIKENQVGLFFLGLFVAIGLAVSGYFIGQTLYNSKVALNTAEVKGLAERRVTADRVNWTIAYKVSGNNKEQIPRLYEQAEKHKETIKDLLKENGFTEDEIQLGVLSYEFFEYRDENQKLVDEAHRLTGTISVESNKVELVSKVRSNVNKLIAKGLDIENRPPLYHFTKLNEIKPNMLSEATKNARIAANEFAKNANVTVGGIRSARQGNFIVVDAGEQYGDSAKIEKDVRVVTTITFYLND; encoded by the coding sequence ATGATTAAAGAAAATCAGGTTGGCTTGTTTTTTCTGGGGCTGTTTGTAGCTATTGGCTTAGCTGTCTCCGGCTACTTTATAGGACAAACTTTGTACAATTCCAAAGTTGCCCTCAACACAGCAGAGGTTAAAGGTTTAGCTGAAAGGAGGGTTACAGCAGATCGGGTTAATTGGACAATCGCTTATAAAGTGTCCGGCAATAATAAAGAACAGATACCGAGATTATACGAACAAGCCGAAAAGCACAAGGAGACCATTAAAGATTTACTTAAAGAGAATGGTTTTACCGAAGATGAAATTCAGCTAGGAGTTCTGAGTTACGAGTTTTTTGAATATCGAGATGAAAACCAGAAATTGGTTGATGAAGCACATAGATTAACAGGGACCATTAGTGTTGAATCAAATAAAGTCGAACTCGTCAGTAAAGTTCGAAGTAACGTAAATAAACTGATTGCTAAAGGTCTTGATATTGAAAACAGACCACCTTTATATCATTTCACCAAGTTGAATGAAATAAAACCGAATATGCTTAGCGAAGCTACCAAAAACGCACGCATCGCTGCCAACGAGTTTGCTAAGAATGCCAATGTGACTGTTGGTGGAATCCGAAGTGCACGACAAGGAAATTTCATTGTAGTTGATGCCGGAGAACAATATGGCGATTCCGCAAAAATTGAAAAAGATGTTCGTGTTGTTACAACAATAACCTTTTATTTGAATGATTGA
- a CDS encoding HD domain-containing protein, whose protein sequence is MEIEATINFLKEIEKFKTCERVCQTTSDGRAESDAEHSWHLAIFLILLENELGNIDIAKLLKMALIHDLPEIYAGDTNPYRGDKNNKEEKEKKAAEKLFSMLPEAAAKDLSSLFDEYISQDSIESKIVKSADKLMPLIQNLCTNERHSSYRKLNVEYREVLAYMNKYFSGGMLEKFYQKLLSEAHDNGVFFEPAPKA, encoded by the coding sequence ATGGAAATAGAAGCCACAATCAATTTTCTAAAGGAAATCGAGAAATTTAAGACCTGTGAAAGAGTATGCCAGACAACCAGTGACGGTAGGGCTGAAAGTGATGCAGAACATTCCTGGCACTTGGCCATTTTCCTGATTCTTCTTGAAAACGAACTTGGTAATATCGATATCGCCAAACTTTTAAAGATGGCATTAATTCACGATTTGCCAGAAATTTATGCAGGTGACACCAACCCGTATCGGGGTGATAAAAATAACAAGGAAGAGAAAGAAAAAAAAGCAGCTGAAAAATTATTCTCAATGTTGCCTGAAGCAGCAGCAAAAGACCTCTCATCTTTATTTGATGAGTACATAAGCCAAGACTCGATTGAGTCCAAAATTGTCAAGTCAGCTGATAAATTAATGCCTCTCATTCAGAATCTATGCACCAACGAGCGTCATTCTTCATACCGGAAGTTGAATGTTGAATACCGTGAAGTGTTGGCGTACATGAACAAGTATTTCTCCGGTGGGATGCTGGAAAAGTTCTATCAAAAACTGCTATCGGAAGCTCATGATAATGGTGTTTTTTTCGAGCCTGCTCCAAAGGCCTAA
- a CDS encoding type II toxin-antitoxin system Phd/YefM family antitoxin, producing the protein MDAISYTKVRSNLAKTMEKVCEDHSPIIITRRNENSVVMISLEDYQALEETAYLLRSPKNARRLLESIAEPESGGGVARELSE; encoded by the coding sequence ATGGACGCTATTTCCTATACCAAAGTTCGCAGCAACTTGGCGAAGACCATGGAAAAAGTCTGTGAGGACCACTCCCCTATCATTATCACCCGCCGCAATGAAAACTCGGTTGTGATGATATCCCTTGAAGACTATCAGGCCCTTGAAGAAACAGCTTATCTGCTGCGGAGCCCTAAAAACGCCCGGCGCCTCCTGGAATCGATTGCCGAACCTGAATCCGGCGGAGGGGTAGCGCGGGAATTGAGCGAATGA